Within Caminibacter pacificus, the genomic segment ATCAACACTTAGTTCTACAACACCAGGTTTGTCGTTTGTTTGAGCGAAACCGATTTTTCCGCAGAATTGATCCATTTGACCTTTTACGCTTACATGGTAGTAATTATGTGCATCACTAGCACCGTCAAGTTTACCAGTTGCAGCATCTACATGTAATGCTAAACCGTAATCTTTAAGAACATTGAAGTCTCCAACGAATACCCAGTCATAATCTAATAGGCTAGTAGCGTTGAAGTACCATACTTGTGCAGTTCCAAATGCATCGTTGCTATAAATAGCAGCTGCAGTATAGATATCATTAGAAATAGTTTTTCCAAGTGGAGTATCATCAACGTTTGTTAATGCATCAACATATCCAGCAGCTACAGTTAACCCGTTACCTACATTGTAAGTAGCGATTGCACCAGCACCGTGAGCTGTTGTTTGAGGATCAGCACTTGTAATTGGTGTTAATACAGGAATTTTACCAACGATAGCGTTTAATCCGTTGTTGCTATATTTTAAGAAGAATAAGTTATCAAGTAATGTAACATCTACATCAGCTTTAATGTTTGAAGTTGATCTATCTCTTACGTCAGTTTGATCACTTACTCTCCATACGAAGCTTAAGTTTTCAGCAACAGGAATATTGAATACGAATTTAGCATTCGTTCTCCATCTGTTGTAGTCTTGATTTCCGCTATGGAAATGTTCATTATAGAATCTTAATCTTAAATATCCGCTTACGCTTACGTTTTTAATAGCTTGTTCAAGTGGAGTAGCTGCGCTTGCAATACTCATTGAACCCATAGCTACTAATGCTGCTAAAGATAGTTTTTTTAGCATTCTCTCTCCTTTTTTTTAATTTTGTCTCATTATTATAACTACAAATTTTTTAAAAATCAAATATTTTGTGCTATTTTTGTGTTTTTTTATAGTTTTTTGTTAATTTTTGATTAATCTTCATATAAAGGCATACCCATTATATTATATCCGCTATCAACATAATGAACCTCCGCAGTTACGCCGCTTGAGAGGTCACTTAATAAATACATTGCGGAATTACCAACCTCTTCTATTGTTACATTTTTTCTAAGCGGAGAATTTTTTTCGTTATATTTAAGGATTTCACTAAAATCTCCGATTCCGCTTGCAGCAAGCGTTTTGATAGGTCCCGCACTTAATGCGTTAATTCTAATTTCTCTCTCTCCAAGATCAACAGCCAAATATCTAACACTCGCTTCCAAAGCCGCTTTTGCCACACCCATTACATTATAGTGAGGAATATATCTTTGACTTCCTAAATATGTTAATGTAAGAATACTCGCCCCGTCATTTAATACAGGCTCTAATTTTTGAACAACTTCTATTAATGAAAATACGCTAATTTCCATTGCAATATTAAACGCTTCTTTTGTAGTGTTTATAAATTTTCCGTCCAACGCTACTCTTGGAGCGAATGCAACAGAATGTACTAAAAAGTCTATTTTCCCATAATCTTTTTCAATAGCCTCTTTCAATGCAGTAATTTCTTCAGGCTTGCTAACATCTAAAGGATAGATGTTTTTTACATCAAGCTCTTTTGCAACTTTTTCAACTCTCGTTTTTAGTTTATCGTTTTGATACGTAAGTATTAAATCCGCACCTTGATTTTTACAAGCTTTTGCAATTCCGTAAGCAATTGAGCGATTATTCGCAACACCGATAATTAAACCTTTTTTACCTTCCATAATCATTGTATCTTCTCCTTTGCTTTATTTATCATTTCTTTAAAAGTATTCACATCCAAACTCGCACTTCCCACAAGTACGCCGTCTACATTAGGAATATCAAGTATTTCGCTTATATTGTTAAGTTTTACGCTTCCGCCGTAAAGTATCGGAGCACTTGTTAGTTTTCTTATCTCTTCGTGAGTCTCTTTTATCTCCTCGGTTGTAGCGCTAACTCCAGTACCGATAGCCCATACCGGCTCGTAAGCTATAATTAATTTTTCATACTCTAAATCAATACCTTCAAACTGAGACTTAATATATTCCATAACCGCTTTGATTCCTTGTTTTCTAACCTCAAGCGGTTCACCCACACAATAAAAAATCTCAAAACCCTCTTTTTTATAAAAATCGAATTTTTTTGCAATAAATTCTTGGGACTCATTTAAAATATGACGTCTCTCACTATGACCTAAAAGAACTCTTTTGATGTTAAATTCATTCAATTGTTCAAGCCCTATTTCACCGGTATAGGCTCCGTTTTGTGCGGGATATGCGTTCTGAGCTCCGATTAAATCATTTTCAACCAAAGCACTAAAAGGAGGAAAAACCGCAACTTTCACTCTTGTGAATTCCACATTTTCAAGCTCTTTTAAGTATTCTATCGTCTCTTTTCTCGTTTTGTGCATTTTAAAATTGGCCGCTACTATCATTGACAACTCACTTCATCCGGAATCTCAAGAGCAGCAACTCCTGGAAGTTTTTTACCTTCAAGCAGTTCAAGAGACGCTCCGCCTCCCGTTGAAATAAACGTCATCTCTTCATCATCTCCGGCTCTTTGTACGGCATCGGCAGTATCACCTCCGCCCACCACTTTGATTCCATGACTTCTTGCAATTTCATGAGAAATCTTAAACGTACCCCTGCTGAATTTATCCATCTCATAAACACCCATAGGTCCGTTCCAAAGAATAGTTTGTGCATCCCATAACACTTCTCCGAACAATCTTACAGTCGCAGGTCCGATATCAAGCCCCATCCATCCGTCTGGAATTTCTTGATAAGTTACGTATTTAACCATCGCATCTTCTGCGAATTTATCGGCAATTACGATATCTACAGGAAGATAAAATTTAACCCCGAGTCTCTTTGCTTCCGCCATAATTTTTAACGCTTCATCGATCAAATCGTCTTCAACAAGCGAATTTCCGACGTTATATCCCATTGCTTTTAAAAACGTAAACGCCATACCACCGCCGATAATCATTTTATCGACTTTCGGTAAAAGATTCACAAGAGCTTGAAGCTTACCGCTAACTTTGCTACCACCTACCACAGCTACAAACGGTCTTACCGGTTTTTCAAGGAGTTTATGGAAAAAGTTTATTTCTTTAAGTAGCAAAAATCCGCCAGCTTTATGACAATCATCATAAAATCTCGTAATAGCCTCGACACTCGCATGAGCTCTGTGTGAAACACCGAATGCGTCGTTAATATAAAAATCTCCAAATTCGCTTAATTCTTTTGCAAATCCTTCGTCGTTTTTCGTTTCTCTGCTATCGAATCTTACGTTTTCAAGGAGTAAAACCTCTCCCTCTTTTAAATTAGCCGCTTTTTCTTTAGCATCAGGACCCACTACGTCTTTTGCCATAATAACGTCTTGTTTTAATAAATGAGAAAGTCTTTTTGCTACCGGTTTTAATGAAAATTTTTCGTTAAACTCACCTTTTGGTCTTCCGAGGTGGCTTGCGATTACGATTTTGCAGTCGTTGTCAAGAAGATATTTAATAGTAGGAAGAGCCATTCTGATTCTTCTGTCATCAGTAATATTTCCGAATTCATCCAAAGGCACGTTAAAATCACATCTTACAAAAACCCTATCACCTCTTTTTATAGGCAAATCTTTTGGCGAATTAATTTTCATACCTCTCCTTTTTTCAAAATTATATCCAATCCGCTTGAGTTTTAACAAATCAAACCCGACTCTCCAACCCTTTTTTTAACCTCAACTTTACAAATTTTTTTAGAATCTTATATTTACAACCTCAACACCCATACCATTTAATCTATCAAACTAATCTTTTCCAACAATTTCACAAACTTACTATTTCACTCTCCCCACTTATACACATACTCCGCCATATCAAGAAGCCTATTTGAATATCCCCATTCGTTATCATACCAGGCAAAAAGTTTTAATAGTTTTCCGTTTGCCTGAGTTAAATCGGGTACAAAAACACTACTTTCTTTTCTTCCGTTAATATCGCTACTTACGGCATACTCGTAATCTATTCCGATTATTCCTTTAAAATCCGTCTTAGCGTGAAATTCTATCAGCTCGTTTATCTCATCGGCTTTAACTTCTTTTTCAAGTTGCAAGGTCAAATCCATAAGCGATACGTTATTTACAGGCACTCTCACACTCCTTCCGTCAAGTTTTCCTTTTAAATTCGGTAAAACTTTATAAATAGCCTTTGCCGCTCCCGTAAAAGTGGGGATAATGTTACTCGCAGCAGCACGCGAGCGTCTTATGTCTCTAAGATTTGGAGCGTCAAGGAGTTTTTGATCCATCGTATAGCTGTGGATGGTTGTCATAAATCCTGAAACTATCGAATATTTCTCATCAATTATTTTAGCTATAGGAGCTAAGCAGTTCGTAGTACAAGAAGCGTTTGAAATTACGCTTTGGCCGTTATATTCTTTATGATTCACTCCGTAAACGAAAGTCGGAGTATCATCGTTTGCGGGTGCTGAAATAATCACTTTTTTCACATTACCTTTCAAATGCTCTTTTACTTCATCAAAACTTAAAAATTTCCCGGTAGATTCTATAACTACATCAGCTTCACTAAAATCACACTCTTTAGGAGTCGTTTTTTGAGAATAATTGACAAAATGAGGTCCGATTTTTAATGTCTGAGAGTCCAAAACTTCGATATCTTCCAAATTTCCTCTGATAGTGTCGTGTTTTAATAAATAAGCGGCAATTTCGATAGGCATAATATCGTTAATAGCTACAAGTTCGAATTCATCTCTTTTCAAAAGTGCTCTTATAACGTTTCTGCCTATTCTGCCAATTCCGTTAATTGCTATTTTCATTAACCGCCTTTTTGATGAAATTATAGTAAAATTCCGTTATGAAAACAGCAATTTTCGGCGGAAGTTTTGACCCCGTACATTTAGGACATATCGAAATTGTTAAAAAAGCTCTTGAAAATTTGGACATTGATAAGGTAATAATAGTACCCAATTATCTCAATCCGTTAAAAAAAAGCTTCTCGGCACCGCCGGAACTTAGGCTAAAATGGCTAAAAGAGGTTTTTAGTGATTTTGAAAAAGTGGAAGTGAGCGATTATGAAATTTCAAAAAATCGCCCCGTCTATTCGATAGAAACAGTAAAACATTTCAATCCGACTTATTTTATAATAGGAAGCGACAACCTAAAAACGCTTGATAAATGGAAAAATATTCAAGAGCTTAAAAATATGGTAGAATTTGTAGTAGCCACAAGAGGAGAACTCGACGAAAATCTCCTAAAAAAGCACAATATAAAAAAAATTATAAATATTGACGTTCCGATAAGTTCTACGGAAATAAGAAATTGTAATTTTAAATTTTTACCTAAAAAAATCGAAAAAGAAATAAAGGAGTTTTATGGACAGAATTGCAAAAATAAAAGAGCTACTTGACGAAAAAAAAGCACTTGATATTATGGATTACGACTTAAGAGATACGGATTATTTCGTAGATTACGTAGTAGTTGCTACAACAATGGCGGACAAACACGCAAAAGCGCTACTCGATCATCTCAAAAAAACCTTAAAACCTCTTGGTGAAGAGTTTTTGGGTGTTGATGAGAGTGACGATTGGACCGTTATCGACTTAGGTGATATTTTAATTCATCTAATGAGTGAAGAATACAGAGCAAAATATCAAATGGACGAATTTTTAAAAGAGATAAAAGAAAAATTAAGAGGTTAAATCCCACTCGCTAATAAGCTCGATTCCCTCTTCTTTTAGTATTTTACTCGTAAGCCCGGGTGCGTCGCATTTGCATTCGCATCCGTTAATATAAGCACTTGTTTTTTTAACACCACAACTTGGAGATTTCTCTTTTCCAATAAAAACCTTAATATTATTTTCTTTGCAAATTCTAAGGGCTTCTTTCGCACCTTTTAAAAACGCATCCGTTTTATCAACTCCGTTTATATCGATAATCTTATCTCCTATGAATCTCGCAGGAGGACGAGGAGTCGGAAGCGCAAAAGCTTCCGGACAAAAAGGAATAAGCTCGTACTTTTCTTTTAGTTTTTCTATGATTTCCAAAGGCAAAGGCTTTGATTTGCCGTCGTACCTACATGGAACCCCAAGCATACACTCGCTAATCATAGCCTTTTGCACTACATTTTCTCCTTAGCCGTAATTCCAAGTAATGAAAGCCCGAGTTTAATTATACTTCCGACAACCGCTAAGATTTTAAGTCTAATATCTTCTCTTTCACTTCCGATAACTTTGTTTTTATTATAAAAACTATGAAACTCACTTGCCAAATCGATAAGATAGTTTGTTAGTCTATGAGGCTCTCTTGCACTAAACGCATCTTCCAAAACATAAGGAATTTGAAGAGCTAAAAAGAGCAAATCTTTTTCGTCTTCGCTCAAATCTTTAAGCTCCACATTTTTTACGTCATCGTAATCAATGCCTTTGTTTCTGAAAATACTTCTAACCCTTGCATGAGCGTAATTAACGTAATAACTCGGGTTGCTTGCGTCTTGTTTGTTTAAATCGTCAACGTCAAATTCCAGATGAGTATCGGCTTTTTTGGTTAAAAATACGAATCTAAGAGCATCCGCCCCAACATCTTCCACAACATCTCTTACTAAGATGAAATTTCCGGCCCTTTTACTCATCTTGTAAGGCTCTCCGCCTTTTAGAAGTTTTACCATTTGAGACAAAAGTATTTCAAGTTTTTCCGGCTCAAATCCCAAGAACTTGATAGCCGCTTTTACCCTTGCAATATATCCGTGGTGGTCCGCTCCCCAGATATTGATGTATCTATCAAATCCTCTTTTGAATTTATCCCAGTGATAGATAATATCACCGGCCAAATATGTAGGTCTTCCGTCTTCTCTTACTACCACTCTATCTTTTTCATCTTTATATTCGCTACTTTTAAGCCAAATTTTTCCGTCTTTTTCATACAAAGCGCCGTGTTCTTCTAAGATTTTTCTAACCTCATCCCAGTATTTATAAAGACTTCTCTCACTAACCCAATTATCAAAAGGCGTCACGTTTAGGGCTTTTATATCGCTTTTTATCTCTTCAAGCATTTTATCTTTAGCCCAAAGACTTAACCTCTCATCTTCGAATTTCGCTTCTTTTTTGCCTTCATTTTCTACAATTTCCACAGGATTTTTAAAATAATCTTCTCCAAATTCCTCTATTGCTTCTTTTGCCAAATCTTTAATATATTCGCCTCTGTAGTATTCATCCGGCCACTCGACTTCAAGTCCCAAAATCTCACGCGCCGCAAGATAAACCGAAAGCCCAAGAAGCGTTATCTGACGTCCCGCATCGTTTACGTAGTATTCTGTCACTACGTCATACCCTACATGACGCCCGATTCTTGTAAGAGCATCCCCAAAAATCGCACCCCTTGCATGTCCGATATGCAATGGTCCGGTAGGGTTTGCTGAGATGTATTCAAGCAAGATTTTTTCTTTTCCTTCGCCTTTTGCAAAATTTTCTTTTTCTTCCAATACCCTATTTGCGAATTCGTCCAAAAATTTATCACTAAGTTTTATATTCACAAATCCGCTTAGAGGCTCTACACTTTCGAATTCTTCGCACTTCCCAAGTTTTTCACATAGATTTTTTGCAAATTCCACAGGATTTTGTTTGTTCATTTTGGCATATTTAAATACAGGCACCGCATAATGCCCGAACTCTTTTTGTTTGGGTTTGTTAATCGGAGGATGTTCTCCTAAATGGTCTTTAAAAATATCGGCAACTCTTTTTTTCATTCACTCCCTTTCCAATGATTTATAAATTTATCAAGTTCGTATTTGCTCGTTTTGATTAAAGATGAAATAGCCACACTTCTTAAAAATTCTTTCGCCACTTCAAAATCGTCGTTTATCAAAAGATAGTCGTATTCCGGAATTTTTTTCATTTCATGAAGTGCGTTTATCATTCTGACTTTCAGAGTCTCTTCAGTTTCCGTTCCTCTGTTTTTGAGTCTTTCAATCAACGTATGCTTATCTTTTGTAGTTACAAATACGCTCGTTACTACATCCGGATACGCTTTTCTAACCGCTTCGTGTCCTTGAACGTCAATATCCAAAAATACGATTTTACCTTCATCCAAGGCTTTATTTATCTGAATTTTGCTCGTTCCGTAAAAATTTCCGTGCACTTCGGCCCATTCAAGAAAATAACCTTTTTCCACATCTTCTAAAAATTCGTCTTTAGTTACGAAAAAATAATCAACTCCGTCTTTTTCTCCGTCTCTAATCGGACGAGTTGTCGTAGAGATACTAAAATAAGCCTTATCCCCAAGCTCTTCGCAAACCGCTCTTGCTAAAGAAGTCTTCCCACTACCGCTCGGACCCGATACGACTAAAATACTTCCCTTTACTTTCAGATAATCCATCTTAGCCTCCGAAATCTATTGTTATGGTAACTTTTGCTTTTGCTTTTTTAAGCTCTTCCCAATTGATATTTAAGATATTTCCAAGAGTTTTTTCTTCAAGACTCGGCTCGTCTTTAGCGAATTCTTCGATTTTCGGCTCGTTTTCTATTGCCGCAGACTCTTCTATTTCAGGAGTTTCTTCACTCTCAGGCGTCTCTTCTATATCTTCTCCAAGAGCTTTTGCAAGTTCGCTTTCATCCAAATTCTCAAGCTCGTCGAATTCTTCCGCGCTTTCTTGAGACTCGTTAGTTTCAGGCTCTTCGATAGGCTCGTCATCCATTACCGTCTCGTCAATCGCTTCGAATTCTTCAATTTTTTCTTCAATTTCTTCGTCTTCATTCGCTAAATTTTCATCCTCAAGCAAATCGTCTATATTTTCGCTCTCTTGTGTAGTTGATTCTTCTTCAATTTCATCCAAAGAGACCATAACGTCATCAACATCTTCGTTATCTTTATCCAGCTCACTATCTTCTTGAAGCTCTTCTAAGTCTTCCACATCAAAATTTTCATCTACAAAATCTTCATCAACCTCTTCTTTTACTTCCATTTCCTCTTCAAGAGCTTTTTCTTCGACTTTATCCAAAGTTTCCTCCTCATTTTCGATTTTTTCTATATCTTCGACAAGTTCGTCTTCGTTAATCAAAAATTCCTCTTCTTCGTCTTTCTCCTCGACTTCGTTATCCAAGTCGTTTTCTTCGACCAAAAAGTCATTATCCTCTTCCAAATCGTCAAGCCCCTCTACTTCCTCAAGTCCTCCAAGCTCATCCAAATCCTCAAGCGAATCCAAATCGTCCAAATCCCCGATATCTTCCAAATTTTCATCAAAGCTTTCAATATCCATATCGTCACTTAAATCGTCGATATTAATCTCTTCCGAATCACTTGAAGTCTCATCTTTTTGAAGATTGTCGATAAAATCGATCAAATCCGTAGGCAAAAACGGCTTAAAAAGATAGCTATCAAACCCGGGAACTTTCTCGTCATTTTTACTCAAAATCAAAACGTATTTCGCTTGATAAATCTCTTTTAACTCTTTTAAAAACTCATCCGTTAAGATATCTTTGTCGATAAAAACG encodes:
- the gmk gene encoding guanylate kinase, coding for MDYLKVKGSILVVSGPSGSGKTSLARAVCEELGDKAYFSISTTTRPIRDGEKDGVDYFFVTKDEFLEDVEKGYFLEWAEVHGNFYGTSKIQINKALDEGKIVFLDIDVQGHEAVRKAYPDVVTSVFVTTKDKHTLIERLKNRGTETEETLKVRMINALHEMKKIPEYDYLLINDDFEVAKEFLRSVAISSLIKTSKYELDKFINHWKGSE
- a CDS encoding phosphoglycerate kinase, which translates into the protein MKINSPKDLPIKRGDRVFVRCDFNVPLDEFGNITDDRRIRMALPTIKYLLDNDCKIVIASHLGRPKGEFNEKFSLKPVAKRLSHLLKQDVIMAKDVVGPDAKEKAANLKEGEVLLLENVRFDSRETKNDEGFAKELSEFGDFYINDAFGVSHRAHASVEAITRFYDDCHKAGGFLLLKEINFFHKLLEKPVRPFVAVVGGSKVSGKLQALVNLLPKVDKMIIGGGMAFTFLKAMGYNVGNSLVEDDLIDEALKIMAEAKRLGVKFYLPVDIVIADKFAEDAMVKYVTYQEIPDGWMGLDIGPATVRLFGEVLWDAQTILWNGPMGVYEMDKFSRGTFKISHEIARSHGIKVVGGGDTADAVQRAGDDEEMTFISTGGGASLELLEGKKLPGVAALEIPDEVSCQ
- the gap gene encoding type I glyceraldehyde-3-phosphate dehydrogenase, translating into MKIAINGIGRIGRNVIRALLKRDEFELVAINDIMPIEIAAYLLKHDTIRGNLEDIEVLDSQTLKIGPHFVNYSQKTTPKECDFSEADVVIESTGKFLSFDEVKEHLKGNVKKVIISAPANDDTPTFVYGVNHKEYNGQSVISNASCTTNCLAPIAKIIDEKYSIVSGFMTTIHSYTMDQKLLDAPNLRDIRRSRAAASNIIPTFTGAAKAIYKVLPNLKGKLDGRSVRVPVNNVSLMDLTLQLEKEVKADEINELIEFHAKTDFKGIIGIDYEYAVSSDINGRKESSVFVPDLTQANGKLLKLFAWYDNEWGYSNRLLDMAEYVYKWGE
- a CDS encoding major outer membrane protein, which gives rise to MLKKLSLAALVAMGSMSIASAATPLEQAIKNVSVSGYLRLRFYNEHFHSGNQDYNRWRTNAKFVFNIPVAENLSFVWRVSDQTDVRDRSTSNIKADVDVTLLDNLFFLKYSNNGLNAIVGKIPVLTPITSADPQTTAHGAGAIATYNVGNGLTVAAGYVDALTNVDDTPLGKTISNDIYTAAAIYSNDAFGTAQVWYFNATSLLDYDWVFVGDFNVLKDYGLALHVDAATGKLDGASDAHNYYHVSVKGQMDQFCGKIGFAQTNDKPGVVELSVDSPIAAIAPTALRYSIANMTDATAVYAKVGMKVDPKTSVYVGATNIHNAAKENSAEYIGGASYQMTKKLAFSAYYDYLNYSSDATAKNGLVDQNEFRFEAKYSF
- the fabI gene encoding enoyl-ACP reductase FabI; the protein is MIMEGKKGLIIGVANNRSIAYGIAKACKNQGADLILTYQNDKLKTRVEKVAKELDVKNIYPLDVSKPEEITALKEAIEKDYGKIDFLVHSVAFAPRVALDGKFINTTKEAFNIAMEISVFSLIEVVQKLEPVLNDGASILTLTYLGSQRYIPHYNVMGVAKAALEASVRYLAVDLGEREIRINALSAGPIKTLAASGIGDFSEILKYNEKNSPLRKNVTIEEVGNSAMYLLSDLSSGVTAEVHYVDSGYNIMGMPLYED
- the argS gene encoding arginine--tRNA ligase, with protein sequence MKKRVADIFKDHLGEHPPINKPKQKEFGHYAVPVFKYAKMNKQNPVEFAKNLCEKLGKCEEFESVEPLSGFVNIKLSDKFLDEFANRVLEEKENFAKGEGKEKILLEYISANPTGPLHIGHARGAIFGDALTRIGRHVGYDVVTEYYVNDAGRQITLLGLSVYLAAREILGLEVEWPDEYYRGEYIKDLAKEAIEEFGEDYFKNPVEIVENEGKKEAKFEDERLSLWAKDKMLEEIKSDIKALNVTPFDNWVSERSLYKYWDEVRKILEEHGALYEKDGKIWLKSSEYKDEKDRVVVREDGRPTYLAGDIIYHWDKFKRGFDRYINIWGADHHGYIARVKAAIKFLGFEPEKLEILLSQMVKLLKGGEPYKMSKRAGNFILVRDVVEDVGADALRFVFLTKKADTHLEFDVDDLNKQDASNPSYYVNYAHARVRSIFRNKGIDYDDVKNVELKDLSEDEKDLLFLALQIPYVLEDAFSAREPHRLTNYLIDLASEFHSFYNKNKVIGSEREDIRLKILAVVGSIIKLGLSLLGITAKEKM
- a CDS encoding triose-phosphate isomerase, whose translation is MIVAANFKMHKTRKETIEYLKELENVEFTRVKVAVFPPFSALVENDLIGAQNAYPAQNGAYTGEIGLEQLNEFNIKRVLLGHSERRHILNESQEFIAKKFDFYKKEGFEIFYCVGEPLEVRKQGIKAVMEYIKSQFEGIDLEYEKLIIAYEPVWAIGTGVSATTEEIKETHEEIRKLTSAPILYGGSVKLNNISEILDIPNVDGVLVGSASLDVNTFKEMINKAKEKIQ
- the nadD gene encoding nicotinate (nicotinamide) nucleotide adenylyltransferase, which produces MKTAIFGGSFDPVHLGHIEIVKKALENLDIDKVIIVPNYLNPLKKSFSAPPELRLKWLKEVFSDFEKVEVSDYEISKNRPVYSIETVKHFNPTYFIIGSDNLKTLDKWKNIQELKNMVEFVVATRGELDENLLKKHNIKKIINIDVPISSTEIRNCNFKFLPKKIEKEIKEFYGQNCKNKRAT
- a CDS encoding DUF523 domain-containing protein: MQKAMISECMLGVPCRYDGKSKPLPLEIIEKLKEKYELIPFCPEAFALPTPRPPARFIGDKIIDINGVDKTDAFLKGAKEALRICKENNIKVFIGKEKSPSCGVKKTSAYINGCECKCDAPGLTSKILKEEGIELISEWDLTS
- the rsfS gene encoding ribosome silencing factor; this encodes MDRIAKIKELLDEKKALDIMDYDLRDTDYFVDYVVVATTMADKHAKALLDHLKKTLKPLGEEFLGVDESDDWTVIDLGDILIHLMSEEYRAKYQMDEFLKEIKEKLRG